The following proteins are co-located in the Myroides profundi genome:
- a CDS encoding tetratricopeptide repeat protein yields the protein MHKNNRLTLLTLALGSITASAQQSAAYVERLADYNHAVALYNEEQYLAAQLLFTKVKQAHVGENTEVEADCAYYIAYCAIKLNQEGAEDKIDEFVKKYPTSSKQNQAYVEVTDYYFSKGDFPKALQYAVKVKENAITNDKKLDRFNFQKGYSYFYTKNKKEAERYLKKVNSRGEWGEQATYYLGYIAYDSDNFDDAKKLFDKVETKSSYQEKMGYYQADMSFKTGNFQTAIEQGTSQMTKATPQEKSELSKIVGESYFNLKQYDKALPHLLAYQGKGGKWSNTDFYQLGYTYYKSKDYPKAIEQFNKIISGDNGIAQNAYYHLGESYLQTHKKTQALNAFKNASEMRFDAGIQEDAFLNYAKLSYDIGNAYESTPAVLNAYISKYPNSSYRGEIEGLLIDSYVSSKNYKEALVLLEKNRSVGNKEVYQQVTFLRGQELFNEGNYKEALSLFDKSLAEKQNLKYTAKAQYWKGETLFYLNDFNESIAQFKAFDQNTASKGLSERNNLYYNLAYSYFKLKEYSTAADYFKRYTDETPKDEARRLDAYLRQGDCNFVTGKYWPAMEAYNKVIDANKADVEYARFQKAISYGFVDRNPRKIEDLTKFVKDYPTSNLADDAQYEIGVTYDVMNQSQKALSAFDKMLKDYPTSSYKARAILRQGLINYNDNKPDQALAKFKQVVKESPESSEAIEAVQNARLIYVDNGKVDEYAAWVKGLSFIQVTDAELDKDTYESAEKQYIQNNTQSAIDGYEKYLKSFPTGQKALQAHFYLGQMYFAENNLDKATAHYEVVISKDKNEFSEISLARLAEIYLKNKNTAKAIATLKRLDAEAAQEQNVVFAKSNLMKLFYEQNNYSEALQYAEAVLKMAKTDNKVKGDAQIVIARTAMATNDEAKAKKGYQEVLKIAKGELAAEAMYYDAYFKNKEAKYEASNESVQKLAKDYSGYKYYGAKGLVLMAKNFYQLKDSYQATYILESVTKNFTDYPDVVKEAKEELQKITAQEAKRNSSIAQ from the coding sequence ATGCACAAAAATAATAGGTTAACTTTATTAACTCTTGCACTGGGGAGTATAACTGCAAGTGCTCAACAATCAGCTGCTTATGTAGAGAGATTGGCTGATTATAATCATGCTGTAGCATTGTATAATGAAGAGCAATATTTAGCAGCGCAATTATTATTCACAAAAGTAAAACAGGCTCATGTAGGTGAGAATACTGAGGTGGAGGCTGATTGTGCTTATTATATCGCGTATTGCGCCATTAAGTTGAATCAAGAAGGAGCTGAAGATAAGATAGATGAGTTTGTGAAGAAATATCCTACTAGTTCTAAACAAAATCAGGCTTATGTAGAGGTTACAGATTATTATTTCAGCAAGGGAGATTTCCCTAAAGCACTGCAATACGCTGTAAAAGTGAAAGAAAACGCAATTACTAATGATAAGAAGTTAGATCGTTTTAATTTTCAGAAAGGATATAGCTACTTCTATACAAAAAATAAAAAAGAAGCAGAACGTTATTTAAAGAAAGTAAATAGTCGTGGTGAGTGGGGAGAGCAAGCAACATATTATTTAGGTTATATTGCTTATGACTCAGATAATTTTGACGATGCAAAAAAATTGTTTGATAAGGTAGAAACTAAGTCTTCTTATCAAGAGAAGATGGGGTACTATCAAGCAGACATGAGCTTTAAGACAGGAAACTTCCAAACGGCTATAGAGCAAGGAACTTCTCAAATGACAAAAGCGACTCCTCAAGAGAAATCAGAGTTGTCAAAAATAGTTGGAGAGAGTTATTTTAACTTAAAGCAATATGATAAAGCGCTACCTCATTTATTAGCTTATCAAGGTAAAGGTGGGAAGTGGAGTAATACTGACTTCTATCAATTAGGGTACACTTATTATAAATCAAAAGATTATCCTAAGGCTATTGAGCAGTTTAATAAAATTATCAGTGGAGATAATGGTATTGCACAGAATGCGTATTACCATTTAGGGGAAAGCTACCTTCAAACACATAAAAAGACGCAGGCACTAAATGCTTTTAAGAATGCTTCTGAAATGCGTTTTGATGCAGGTATTCAAGAGGATGCTTTCTTAAACTATGCGAAACTTAGTTATGATATTGGGAATGCTTATGAGAGTACACCTGCAGTATTAAATGCTTATATTAGTAAATATCCTAATTCGTCTTATCGTGGAGAGATAGAAGGCCTTTTAATCGACTCATATGTTTCTTCTAAAAACTATAAAGAGGCTTTAGTTCTATTAGAAAAGAATCGTTCTGTAGGAAATAAAGAGGTGTATCAACAAGTGACATTCTTGCGTGGTCAAGAATTGTTCAATGAAGGGAATTATAAGGAAGCATTAAGTCTTTTTGATAAATCTCTAGCAGAGAAGCAAAATTTAAAATATACTGCAAAGGCTCAATATTGGAAGGGTGAGACATTGTTTTATTTAAATGACTTTAACGAGTCTATCGCTCAGTTCAAAGCATTTGATCAAAATACAGCGTCTAAGGGATTGTCTGAACGTAACAATTTGTATTATAATTTAGCGTATTCATATTTTAAATTGAAAGAATATAGTACAGCGGCGGATTATTTTAAAAGATATACTGATGAAACTCCTAAAGATGAGGCACGTCGATTAGATGCTTATTTAAGACAAGGGGATTGTAATTTTGTAACAGGTAAGTATTGGCCTGCGATGGAGGCTTATAATAAAGTTATTGATGCAAATAAAGCTGATGTAGAATATGCACGTTTCCAAAAGGCAATTAGCTATGGATTCGTAGATCGTAATCCTCGTAAAATAGAAGACTTAACGAAGTTTGTAAAAGATTATCCAACTTCTAACTTAGCTGATGATGCTCAATATGAGATAGGGGTGACTTACGACGTTATGAATCAAAGTCAAAAAGCATTAAGTGCTTTTGATAAGATGTTGAAAGATTATCCTACTTCAAGTTATAAGGCTAGAGCTATTTTGAGACAAGGTTTGATTAACTATAATGATAATAAACCAGATCAGGCGTTAGCTAAATTTAAACAAGTGGTAAAAGAATCTCCTGAGTCTTCTGAGGCTATCGAAGCGGTTCAAAATGCACGACTAATCTATGTGGATAATGGCAAGGTAGATGAATATGCTGCATGGGTTAAAGGGCTTTCTTTTATCCAAGTAACCGATGCTGAGCTAGATAAAGATACTTATGAGTCGGCTGAGAAACAGTACATCCAAAATAATACACAATCGGCTATAGACGGATATGAGAAATACCTAAAAAGTTTCCCAACAGGACAGAAGGCGTTACAAGCTCATTTCTATTTAGGACAAATGTATTTTGCGGAGAATAATCTAGATAAGGCTACTGCTCATTATGAAGTAGTGATTTCTAAGGATAAGAATGAGTTCTCAGAGATTTCTCTTGCTCGTTTGGCTGAGATTTATTTGAAAAATAAAAATACTGCTAAGGCTATAGCTACTTTAAAACGTTTAGATGCAGAGGCTGCACAAGAACAGAATGTTGTGTTCGCTAAGTCTAATTTAATGAAGTTGTTCTATGAGCAAAATAACTATAGTGAAGCCCTTCAATATGCTGAAGCTGTATTAAAAATGGCTAAAACAGACAATAAAGTAAAAGGTGATGCACAAATAGTTATTGCTAGAACGGCTATGGCTACTAATGATGAAGCTAAAGCTAAGAAAGGATATCAAGAGGTATTGAAGATAGCAAAAGGAGAATTAGCTGCAGAGGCGATGTATTATGATGCTTACTTTAAGAATAAAGAGGCTAAGTATGAAGCATCTAATGAGAGTGTACAGAAATTAGCGAAAGACTATTCAGGTTATAAGTATTATGGTGCTAAAGGATTAGTATTAATGGCAAAGAACTTCTATCAATTAAAAGATAGTTATCAGGCTACTTATATCTTAGAAAGTGTTACTAAGAACTTTACTGACTACCCAGATGTAGTAAAAGAAGCTAAAGAGGAACTTCAAAAAATAACAGCGCAAGAGGCTAAACGAAACTCTTCGATTGCTCAATAA
- a CDS encoding TonB-dependent receptor: protein MNNKNIYTILSVLTLGGIAGYAQDKNTETNKLGTEVVNVVRAYDATISDAFKVRTTANNDDETTGNKKDVIYTISSFPVASTFVPEKGKAAEVERTSRLKSFNNYALFSAGNYTNLNGEVFLSQHLNKNSFLAGYASHFSSQGGIKNLLLDDSFSNTKGGLVYGGQLKNFGWTVEAGARYQLSNYYGLPTKQIDFNQGDISGIDESQHYKNVFVNGALEFRNSPFTGLDFRYDYFWDDFGTVENRFKIRPNVKTALDFGELNVGVVVDYVGTSYKNSFIGETTKYNHLNLGAQPSLTFRDDNYSVQVGVGVFFNNGELAGKSENNFYIYPQVKASYDLVPGLLVTYAGIEGGLQQNSFQQFSEENPFISPDILITPTDKKYDIYLGLKGKLDNNISYNIKGSYKREKDKAMFLHNEYTLNRSRIPYMFGNSFGVQYGDVKTLNLFGELRFDFEENVSIGVHGEYNNYNTNSLEAWNLPKVKAGADFKFDFTEQWFAGVDVFYVGKRKDVFVIDSTGLIGDYNTWEDPSVVELKDYVDLNMKVGYRPTKNWTLFLKANNLFNQKYNQWDNFKVQGVQIMGGAMYKFDF, encoded by the coding sequence ATGAACAATAAGAATATATATACGATATTATCTGTTTTAACTCTAGGGGGAATAGCAGGTTATGCTCAAGATAAAAATACAGAAACTAATAAATTAGGGACTGAAGTGGTGAATGTAGTAAGAGCTTATGATGCGACAATTTCAGATGCTTTTAAGGTTCGTACTACAGCTAATAATGACGATGAAACTACAGGTAATAAGAAGGATGTAATTTATACGATTAGTTCTTTTCCTGTAGCATCTACTTTTGTACCTGAGAAAGGAAAAGCAGCAGAGGTAGAAAGAACAAGTAGGTTGAAAAGTTTTAATAATTACGCTCTTTTTTCTGCAGGTAATTATACTAATCTGAATGGAGAGGTGTTCTTAAGTCAACACTTAAATAAGAATAGTTTTTTAGCAGGATATGCTAGTCACTTTTCTTCTCAAGGAGGGATTAAGAATTTACTTCTAGACGATAGCTTCTCTAATACAAAAGGAGGTTTAGTTTATGGTGGACAATTAAAGAATTTTGGTTGGACAGTAGAAGCAGGTGCTAGATATCAATTGAGTAATTATTATGGATTACCAACGAAACAAATCGACTTTAATCAAGGTGATATTTCTGGAATAGATGAATCTCAACACTATAAAAATGTTTTTGTAAATGGAGCATTGGAGTTTAGAAATAGCCCTTTTACAGGATTGGATTTTAGATATGATTATTTTTGGGATGATTTTGGAACAGTAGAGAATCGTTTTAAGATTAGGCCAAATGTAAAAACAGCTTTGGACTTTGGAGAATTGAATGTTGGAGTTGTTGTTGATTATGTAGGAACCTCATATAAAAACTCGTTTATAGGGGAAACAACGAAGTATAATCATTTAAATCTTGGTGCTCAACCTAGTCTTACATTTAGAGATGATAACTATTCTGTACAAGTAGGAGTAGGTGTTTTCTTTAACAATGGAGAATTAGCTGGTAAATCAGAGAATAATTTTTATATCTATCCACAAGTTAAAGCTTCTTATGATTTAGTTCCTGGATTATTAGTTACTTATGCTGGGATAGAAGGAGGGTTGCAACAGAACTCTTTTCAACAGTTTTCAGAAGAGAATCCTTTCATTTCTCCAGATATTCTGATTACTCCTACTGATAAGAAGTATGATATTTATCTTGGATTAAAAGGGAAATTAGATAATAATATTTCTTATAACATTAAGGGATCTTACAAAAGGGAGAAAGATAAAGCTATGTTTTTGCACAATGAATATACTTTGAATAGAAGTAGAATACCATATATGTTTGGAAACTCATTTGGAGTGCAATATGGAGATGTGAAGACATTGAATCTGTTTGGGGAATTGCGTTTTGACTTCGAAGAGAATGTTTCTATAGGAGTTCATGGAGAATATAATAACTATAATACAAATTCTTTAGAAGCTTGGAATTTACCAAAAGTAAAAGCAGGGGCTGATTTTAAATTTGACTTTACAGAACAATGGTTTGCAGGTGTAGATGTGTTTTATGTAGGAAAACGCAAAGATGTTTTTGTAATTGATTCTACTGGCCTTATAGGGGATTATAATACATGGGAAGATCCATCAGTTGTAGAATTGAAAGATTATGTAGATTTAAATATGAAAGTTGGGTATAGACCAACTAAAAATTGGACTCTGTTCTTAAAAGCCAATAACTTATTTAATCAGAAATATAATCAATGGGATAATTTTAAGGTGCAAGGTGTACAGATTATGGGAGGAGCAATGTATAAATTCGATTTTTGA
- the gyrB gene encoding DNA topoisomerase (ATP-hydrolyzing) subunit B: protein MSQETNKNNYSADSIQALEGMEHVRMRPSMYIGDVGVRGLHHLVYEVVDNSIDEALAGYCDTISVTINEDNSITVEDNGRGIPVDIHKKEGVSALEVVMTKIGAGGKFDKDSYKVSGGLHGVGVSCVNALSDLLRATVYREGKIYEQEYSRGKALFPVKVIGETDKRGTSVTFKPDHTIFTQTLEYSYDTLAGRLRELSFLNKGLKITLTDKRVIEDNGEVKHEVFFSKEGLKEFIKFLDGSRVPIIEDVISMELDKGEIPVEVALVYNDTYAENIYSYVNNINTHEGGTHLQGFRMGLTRTLKKYADASGMLEKLKFEITGDDFREGLTAIVSVKVMEPQFEGQTKTKLGNREVVSPVSQAVAEMLENYLEEHPNDAKIIVQKVILAAQARHAAKKAREMVQRKTVMVGGGLPGKLSDCSEQDASKCEVFLVEGDSAGGTAKQGRDRNFQAILPLRGKILNVEKAMGHKVFENEEIKNIFTALGVTMGTEEDSKALNLEKLRYHKVVIMCDADVDGSHIATLILTFFFRYMRGLIENGYVYIATPPLYMVKKGQRKEYAWTDEERLELMEKMGSGSSVQRYKGLGEMNAEQLWDTTMNPEHRILRQVTIDSLQEADRVFSMLMGDEVPPRRDFIEKNATYAKIDA from the coding sequence ATGAGCCAAGAAACAAATAAGAATAATTATTCGGCGGATAGCATTCAAGCTCTTGAGGGAATGGAACACGTAAGGATGCGTCCTTCGATGTATATTGGTGATGTAGGAGTAAGAGGATTACACCATTTAGTATATGAAGTGGTTGATAACTCAATTGATGAGGCTTTAGCTGGTTATTGTGATACAATAAGCGTTACTATAAACGAGGATAACTCTATTACTGTAGAAGATAATGGACGTGGTATCCCAGTAGACATCCACAAAAAAGAAGGAGTGTCTGCTTTAGAAGTAGTAATGACAAAGATTGGTGCTGGAGGGAAGTTTGACAAGGATTCTTATAAAGTATCTGGAGGTCTTCACGGAGTAGGGGTATCGTGTGTGAACGCATTATCTGATTTGTTAAGAGCAACTGTTTATCGTGAAGGTAAGATTTACGAACAAGAATATTCGCGTGGTAAAGCTTTATTTCCAGTAAAAGTTATTGGTGAAACAGATAAACGAGGAACATCGGTTACATTTAAACCAGACCATACTATTTTCACGCAAACTCTTGAGTATTCGTATGACACTTTAGCTGGACGTTTAAGAGAATTATCTTTCTTAAATAAAGGATTAAAGATAACGCTTACAGATAAACGAGTTATTGAAGACAACGGTGAAGTTAAGCATGAAGTATTCTTCTCAAAAGAAGGATTAAAAGAGTTTATTAAATTCTTAGATGGTAGCCGTGTGCCAATTATTGAAGATGTAATCTCTATGGAACTTGATAAAGGAGAAATCCCTGTTGAAGTTGCATTAGTTTATAATGATACTTATGCAGAGAATATTTATTCTTACGTGAATAATATTAATACGCATGAGGGAGGAACGCACCTACAAGGATTCCGTATGGGGCTTACTAGAACATTGAAGAAATATGCAGATGCTTCAGGAATGTTAGAGAAGCTTAAGTTCGAAATTACAGGTGATGACTTTAGAGAAGGATTGACTGCAATTGTCTCTGTGAAGGTAATGGAGCCTCAATTCGAAGGACAAACAAAGACAAAACTTGGTAATAGAGAAGTTGTATCTCCTGTGAGTCAGGCTGTAGCAGAAATGCTAGAGAACTACTTAGAAGAACATCCAAATGATGCTAAGATTATTGTTCAAAAGGTTATTTTAGCTGCTCAAGCTAGACACGCTGCTAAGAAAGCACGTGAGATGGTTCAACGTAAGACTGTTATGGTCGGTGGTGGATTACCAGGAAAGTTATCTGATTGTTCTGAACAAGATGCTTCTAAATGTGAAGTATTCCTAGTGGAGGGAGACTCTGCGGGAGGTACTGCAAAACAAGGACGTGATCGTAACTTCCAAGCAATTCTACCATTAAGAGGTAAGATTCTTAACGTAGAAAAAGCAATGGGACACAAAGTATTCGAAAACGAAGAGATTAAGAATATCTTTACTGCTTTAGGTGTTACAATGGGAACAGAAGAGGATAGTAAAGCATTAAACCTTGAGAAATTACGTTATCATAAAGTAGTAATCATGTGTGATGCCGATGTGGACGGTAGCCACATCGCAACGTTGATTTTAACTTTCTTCTTCCGTTATATGAGAGGGTTAATAGAAAATGGATATGTTTATATTGCTACACCTCCATTATATATGGTTAAAAAGGGGCAACGTAAAGAATATGCATGGACAGATGAAGAACGTCTTGAGTTAATGGAGAAAATGGGAAGTGGATCAAGTGTTCAGCGTTATAAAGGTCTTGGAGAGATGAATGCTGAGCAATTATGGGATACTACAATGAATCCAGAACATAGAATTCTTAGACAAGTAACAATAGATAGTTTACAAGAGGCAGATAGAGTATTCTCTATGTTAATGGGAGACGAAGTTCCACCACGTAGAGATTTTATTGAGAAAAATGCTACTTATGCTAAAATTGATGCTTAG
- a CDS encoding malate dehydrogenase, giving the protein MKVTIIGAGNVGATCADVIANRRIASEVVLVDIAEGYAEGKAMDIMQCASNSKFDTIVKGSTNDYSLTANSEVVVVTSGIPRKPGMTREELIGTNASVVKSVMESALKYSPNAIFVIVTNPLDTMTLAALKISGLDRKKVIGMGGALDSSRFKYFLSQKLNKPVGDIEGMVIGGHGDTTMIPLIRLATYKGIPVSELLTEAEQEEVCKSTMVGGATLTKLLGTSAWYAPGAAVANVVDSILNDFKKLIPCSVYLQGEYGQEGLCIGVPCVIGKEGIEEIVELKLNEEESQKFADSVNAVRDTNKELTIE; this is encoded by the coding sequence ATGAAAGTTACAATTATTGGAGCAGGAAATGTTGGAGCTACATGTGCTGACGTTATTGCTAATAGAAGAATCGCTAGTGAAGTAGTTTTAGTTGATATTGCAGAAGGATATGCAGAAGGTAAAGCAATGGATATCATGCAATGTGCATCTAACTCTAAATTTGATACTATTGTTAAGGGAAGTACTAATGACTATAGTTTAACAGCTAATAGTGAGGTAGTAGTAGTTACTTCAGGAATTCCAAGAAAACCAGGAATGACTCGTGAGGAATTAATAGGTACTAATGCATCAGTAGTAAAGTCAGTTATGGAAAGTGCTTTAAAATACTCTCCTAATGCTATTTTTGTGATAGTGACTAACCCTCTTGATACAATGACTCTAGCAGCTTTAAAAATATCAGGATTAGATCGTAAGAAAGTAATAGGTATGGGAGGAGCTTTAGACTCTTCACGTTTTAAATATTTCTTATCTCAAAAACTAAATAAACCTGTTGGAGATATTGAAGGAATGGTTATTGGAGGACATGGAGATACTACAATGATTCCATTAATCAGATTGGCTACTTATAAAGGTATTCCAGTAAGTGAGTTGTTGACAGAAGCAGAACAAGAAGAAGTATGTAAATCAACAATGGTGGGTGGAGCTACTTTAACAAAGTTATTAGGAACATCTGCATGGTATGCACCCGGAGCAGCTGTAGCTAATGTTGTGGATAGTATCTTAAATGACTTTAAAAAGTTAATCCCATGCTCTGTATACTTACAAGGTGAGTACGGGCAAGAAGGATTGTGTATAGGAGTTCCTTGTGTTATTGGAAAAGAAGGAATAGAAGAGATTGTAGAATTAAAATTAAATGAGGAGGAATCTCAGAAATTTGCTGATAGTGTAAATGCTGTTAGGGATACAAATAAGGAATTAACAATTGAATAG
- the secDF gene encoding protein translocase subunit SecDF — MQNKGLVKFFAIIFALVSIYQLSFTFVTNHYEDKAKAFAGGDSTKELQYLDSIGNQTVFLGQTFNEVRAKQINKGLDLEGGINVTLQISIKDILKGLANNSKNATFNKALAEAESQRQGNQSYLDAFYTAFDKESKGNVKLASADIFANRNLSEITVGMSDSQVKSILDKKVKESIESAYRVFRERIDKFGVSQPNIQMLGDTGRILVELPGAKDVDRIKNLLQSTAQLEFWETYKVDEIGNYIMAANEYLKTTEKQANQKEIATDNTTTNSDVEALLGTVAKDSMGNAANKEFNPLLDLFAMGGQQGSPILGYFQTKDTVKVNAYLNRADVRNLLPADQKYARFAWGKPSKKAPDLVELYALKTNREGIPPLSGSVITGAQDEYDQFSRPVVGMTMSPKGAKVWEELTGKAYTEHSNIAIVLDNIVYSAPGVTSGPISGGRSSISGDFTVADAKDLANILRAGKLPAGADIVQSEIVGPSLGQQAIDAGMLSAVAGLIIVAAWMAFYYGRAGWYANIALLANLLFLFGILASLGAVLTLPGIAGIVLTMGTAVDANIIISERAKECLRKGMSLADTIKESYSWHGAMRPIVDANVTHILTGVILFAFGSGPIKGFATTLLIGIATSLFTSIFIARIFMDRDVKAGRTLAFSTNITKNWFTNFNFDFLKMKKATYGLSLIIVVVSFASFAINGFDQGTDFVGGRTFQVKFDKEVTANEVSDKLGEVFGVNVEAKVFGNKQQLKLTTKYKVEEEGAAVDQEVNEKLYEGLKGYYSSPMTYEEFVNATEGKTLGVIQASKVGPSMAKDVKQNAYWAVLGSMAAIFIYLVISFRKWQYSLGAIVSVAHDVIFVLGIYSLTYKFMPWHMEIDQHFIAAILTVIGYSMNDTVIVFDRVREYIAGKTKGDFNKIVNDSVNTTLSRTINTSLTLILVLLIMFVFGGDSIRGFIFAMLIGIIVGTYSSLFLATPVLVDTMPRKDKEEIERRHKEAQEEMLVEKN; from the coding sequence ATGCAAAACAAAGGACTCGTTAAATTTTTTGCAATTATCTTTGCATTGGTAAGTATTTACCAACTGTCATTTACCTTTGTTACCAACCATTATGAGGATAAAGCGAAAGCTTTTGCTGGTGGAGATTCAACAAAAGAATTACAATACCTTGATTCAATTGGTAACCAAACGGTATTTTTAGGACAAACATTCAATGAAGTGAGAGCTAAGCAAATCAATAAAGGATTAGACTTAGAAGGAGGTATTAATGTTACGTTGCAAATATCAATCAAAGACATTTTAAAAGGTTTAGCTAATAATTCAAAGAACGCTACGTTCAATAAAGCGTTAGCAGAAGCTGAATCACAAAGACAAGGTAATCAAAGTTACTTAGATGCTTTTTACACTGCTTTTGATAAAGAATCAAAAGGAAATGTAAAATTAGCATCTGCAGATATTTTTGCAAACAGAAACTTAAGTGAGATTACTGTTGGAATGTCTGATAGCCAAGTAAAGTCTATCTTAGATAAAAAAGTAAAAGAATCTATAGAGAGTGCTTACCGTGTATTCAGAGAGCGTATCGACAAGTTCGGTGTTTCTCAGCCAAATATTCAAATGTTAGGGGATACAGGGCGTATCTTAGTTGAGCTTCCAGGAGCAAAAGACGTAGATCGTATTAAAAATTTATTACAAAGTACTGCTCAGTTAGAGTTTTGGGAAACTTATAAAGTAGATGAAATAGGAAACTATATCATGGCTGCTAATGAGTACTTAAAAACAACTGAAAAGCAAGCTAATCAAAAAGAGATTGCTACTGATAATACAACAACTAACTCAGATGTTGAAGCATTATTAGGTACTGTAGCAAAAGACTCTATGGGGAATGCAGCTAATAAAGAATTCAACCCTTTATTAGACTTATTCGCAATGGGTGGACAACAAGGAAGCCCAATCTTAGGATATTTCCAAACGAAAGATACAGTTAAAGTAAATGCTTATTTAAACAGAGCTGATGTACGTAACTTATTACCAGCAGATCAAAAATATGCTCGTTTTGCATGGGGTAAACCAAGTAAAAAAGCTCCTGATTTAGTTGAGTTATATGCTTTAAAAACAAATAGAGAAGGTATTCCTCCTTTAAGTGGAAGCGTTATTACTGGTGCTCAAGATGAGTATGATCAATTTAGCCGTCCTGTAGTAGGGATGACAATGAGTCCTAAAGGAGCTAAAGTATGGGAAGAGTTAACAGGAAAAGCTTATACAGAGCACTCTAATATTGCTATTGTATTAGATAATATCGTTTATTCAGCTCCAGGTGTTACTAGTGGACCTATCTCTGGTGGTAGATCATCTATCTCAGGTGACTTTACTGTTGCTGATGCGAAAGACTTAGCGAATATCTTACGTGCTGGTAAATTACCTGCAGGTGCAGATATCGTTCAATCTGAAATCGTAGGACCATCTTTAGGACAACAAGCTATCGATGCTGGTATGTTATCTGCTGTGGCTGGTTTAATTATTGTTGCTGCTTGGATGGCATTCTACTACGGTAGAGCTGGATGGTATGCAAATATTGCTTTATTAGCGAACTTATTATTCTTATTTGGTATCCTTGCTAGTTTAGGTGCTGTATTGACATTACCAGGTATTGCAGGTATCGTATTAACGATGGGTACTGCGGTGGATGCGAATATTATTATTTCTGAACGTGCAAAAGAATGTTTGCGTAAGGGAATGAGTCTTGCAGATACGATTAAAGAATCTTATAGCTGGCATGGTGCTATGCGTCCAATTGTTGATGCTAACGTTACACATATCTTAACAGGGGTTATCTTATTCGCTTTTGGATCAGGACCTATTAAAGGATTTGCTACGACATTGTTAATCGGTATTGCTACTTCATTATTTACTTCAATCTTTATCGCTCGTATCTTTATGGATAGAGACGTTAAAGCTGGTAGAACTTTAGCATTCAGTACAAATATTACTAAAAACTGGTTTACAAACTTCAACTTTGATTTCTTAAAAATGAAGAAAGCTACTTATGGTTTATCATTAATCATTGTAGTGGTTTCTTTTGCTTCATTTGCAATCAACGGATTTGATCAAGGAACTGACTTTGTTGGAGGTAGAACATTCCAAGTTAAGTTTGATAAAGAAGTTACAGCTAACGAAGTAAGTGATAAATTAGGAGAAGTATTTGGTGTAAATGTTGAAGCGAAAGTATTCGGAAATAAACAACAGTTAAAACTTACTACTAAATATAAAGTTGAAGAAGAAGGTGCTGCAGTAGACCAAGAAGTAAACGAGAAGTTATACGAAGGGTTAAAAGGGTACTATTCATCTCCTATGACTTATGAAGAGTTCGTTAATGCTACAGAAGGAAAAACATTAGGAGTTATCCAAGCTTCTAAAGTTGGACCAAGTATGGCAAAAGACGTTAAACAGAATGCATATTGGGCTGTATTAGGGTCTATGGCTGCTATCTTTATTTACTTAGTTATTTCTTTTAGAAAATGGCAGTATTCATTAGGAGCTATTGTTTCTGTTGCGCACGACGTTATCTTTGTATTAGGTATCTACTCATTAACATATAAGTTTATGCCTTGGCATATGGAGATTGACCAGCACTTCATCGCTGCGATCTTAACTGTTATTGGTTATTCTATGAATGATACCGTAATTGTATTTGACCGTGTACGTGAGTACATCGCAGGTAAAACAAAAGGAGATTTCAATAAGATCGTTAATGATTCAGTAAATACTACATTATCGAGAACTATTAATACTTCGCTTACTTTAATCCTAGTATTATTAATCATGTTCGTATTCGGAGGTGATTCAATCAGAGGATTTATCTTTGCGATGTTAATCGGTATTATTGTAGGTACTTATTCTTCATTATTCTTAGCTACTCCAGTATTAGTGGATACTATGCCAAGAAAAGATAAAGAAGAAATCGAAAGAAGACATAAAGAAGCTCAAGAGGAAATGTTAGTTGAGAAAAACTAA